AAGTGCCTTTGTGCGCTACAATGGACATTTTTTAGTAAGCAATAGTCTACACAAACCCACACGAACCCACACGAACTTTAGAGAAGAAGTCGCTTTTAATGCATCGAAGACTGTGTTCTCGAAAAGGAATTATTAGGAATAGCTAAGCTAATTTAGTTGCCAACTTGCTCAAAGGAAGGCTAAAGGCCCGCACTGATACCCGACGGTGCGGGCCTTTTCTGTTGTTGATGGAGTATTCTTAAGCCTGTAGCATCTTCACTGGCTACACTAATAAAATGCTTTAGTAGGCCGCGCAATTTGGCTCAGTATAGCTTGTGCATTGCTACACTTGGCTAGCCTAGCTCAGTGTATTCTGGATAGGATGCATCAGCGCACCCATCAAGGGAAAAGAATTGTTTTTTGGGGTGCACCAGGTACACTCCCTACAGTGTCAGCTTGTGCTCTATTACTCGCCGAGTGCATCTTCAATACCTTCATCTGTCAAAAAAACGGCATCAGTAGATTCTATATACCTGATAGCCCGTTTAGGCATATTTAGCATCCTTTTTTGAGTCTCGATTGCTTCATTTAGTACAGCAACAAGATGCAGATACTGACTTTTGAAAATATCATCTTCTGAATTTTCATCGGCTTTCTTCTGCATTGTATCACGGGCCTCCTGAAAGTTTTGAATGTCAATTTGGCTTTGCTGCTCAATCTGTTTTAGTATTTCCTTAAAGCCTACCAATCGCGATTGCTTTTCTTCTTCCGTCATGTTGAAATAGAGTAAGTGTGGCTGTAAATGTGATTGTAAGATAATAGCTTGTTTATCCAATCTGAGACCGGTACAGGTAGGAGTTCCTTATAGCAGCGTCCCGGGGTAACCGTAGCCTAGACTCGCGCAGACACGCGTGCAAAACTGAACCCCAAAAGTTCCTAGCTTCGTCGCTGAACTAAAACCCGAAAAAATACCATGAATTACCAAGGCAGAATCGCAGTAAGCTACCGAGATGAGTTGATTCTTGGTAATGTGACAGCCACGTTAACTGTTCAAGAGCAAGGCCCTACCAAAAGTTGGTCTGTCTTCACCTTTCACGAGTTTATTGATCAATATCCTCTGTCTATAGCCCAGCGCGACAGAGGAGTTGTAGAACTCACGTTTGTGCGCGACAATGGCGAGGAGTATTCGGGCCAAGCATTCGTTTCGAATATAGGCATAGGGGCGGCTGGTGTGGAGGTGTACTTCACGGGTACAGGTCGATTAAACGGTTACAAAGAATCCTAAACGCCATGGCTGGAGGTCGCCCCAATAAACCCACCATTTTAAAAAAGCTCGGCGGTACGGCGCAACCGTGCCGCACGAACGACCTGGAGCCCGTGCCCGAGGTCGGACTACCGATGGCGCCCGATTGGCTTAGCGAGAAAGCCCGCGAATACTGGCAGCAAATTGGCGATGTCTTGCTGAGCATGAAGCTGGTAACGGTCGCCGATGGCCCGGCCATGATGCTGCTCTGTGATGTGCTGGCCGAGTGGGCGGAAGCCCGGCAGTTCGTGCTCAGCAACGGCATGACGTACTCGACTTACACCAAGCAGGGCGACGAAATGCACCGGCCCTTGGGGATAGCGAGAGCAAAGACCCGTTTGCGGATATGTTGAACGATATGAAAGGGTAACTTGCAGCCTATGGAAAATAACCAGCACGACCTAGCCTTAAGCAAAGTGGAATACGAAACAATTAATGTTGTTATAGGTGGAAAGAGCCAGGATACGATTTACAAGTTTACTTACGAGCGAGATACCCCAAACAGCCCTTGGGAGTTGGTAAAAAAAGAAAAAGTATGGCCCACGCCTGGCACCAGTGTGCCCACGATGCCGTAGCCGCTGGCCGCGCTCAACTCATGACTCGTTGGCTCGGAAATACGAAGAAGCTAAGCACCCAAATGAAGCTTACCGCACCGTTCAGCAACCTTGGTTTGATCTTAGCATCTCCTGTACAATAAGAAAAGCCCAAC
This Hymenobacter sp. GOD-10R DNA region includes the following protein-coding sequences:
- a CDS encoding P27 family phage terminase small subunit, with product MAGGRPNKPTILKKLGGTAQPCRTNDLEPVPEVGLPMAPDWLSEKAREYWQQIGDVLLSMKLVTVADGPAMMLLCDVLAEWAEARQFVLSNGMTYSTYTKQGDEMHRPLGIARAKTRLRIC